A portion of the Paenibacillus marchantiae genome contains these proteins:
- a CDS encoding YfcC family protein: MENITKQPQQRRKWFKMPHTFVILFILVLVATVLTYIIPAGEFDRVKDEATGKSLLVPGSYHHVEANPTGLWDIPKSIVRGLVDSADVVFFIFIIGGAFQIITSTGTIEALTGRVARSFANKGLWVIPVFITLFSVGGFTMGMSTEVMVFVPIGIAIARALGYDALTGTAMISLGASCGFTAGLLNPFNVGLAQAIAEVPIFSGMWLRAIILVCLISVTSIYIMRYASRVKSDPTRGLVHELEQEQAADTPAVDLKKLPTIRITHILTIITIVAGFALLIWGVSKEGWWMEELAALFLSMGVIAGLVSGFGPSRIASEFVKGASGIAYGAFIIGLARGIMVVLDQGNVIDSVVYGMSTLVGELPSSVQVLGMYFFQNIMNVFITSGTGMAVTTMPIMVPLSDLLGVTRQTAVLAFQFGDGFTNMILPTSSALMGSLAVSGIPYQKWVRFFWPLMVMWIAMGIVFMLIANAIQYS, from the coding sequence TTGGAAAACATAACAAAACAACCACAACAACGGCGCAAATGGTTTAAGATGCCTCACACCTTCGTCATCTTGTTTATTCTGGTGCTGGTAGCTACCGTGCTAACCTACATTATTCCTGCAGGGGAATTTGATCGGGTCAAGGATGAAGCAACAGGCAAATCCTTGCTCGTTCCAGGTTCATATCATCATGTAGAGGCCAATCCAACGGGATTATGGGATATTCCCAAGTCCATCGTTCGCGGACTGGTTGACTCCGCGGACGTTGTATTCTTTATTTTCATCATCGGCGGAGCATTTCAGATCATTACGAGTACGGGAACGATTGAGGCCCTTACAGGTAGGGTAGCCCGGTCGTTCGCCAATAAGGGATTATGGGTCATTCCGGTATTCATCACCTTGTTCTCAGTTGGTGGATTCACGATGGGCATGTCCACAGAGGTTATGGTCTTTGTACCGATCGGGATTGCCATTGCGCGTGCGCTGGGGTATGACGCTCTAACGGGTACGGCGATGATCTCGCTAGGGGCCTCCTGTGGTTTTACCGCTGGACTGCTTAATCCGTTCAACGTGGGACTGGCTCAGGCGATTGCAGAAGTCCCGATTTTTTCAGGCATGTGGCTGCGTGCGATCATCCTGGTGTGTCTCATCTCCGTGACAAGTATCTATATTATGCGGTACGCGTCCAGAGTGAAGTCTGATCCAACACGTGGTTTGGTGCATGAGCTGGAACAGGAGCAGGCAGCAGATACACCTGCGGTGGACCTGAAAAAACTGCCAACGATTCGCATCACACATATTCTGACTATCATTACAATTGTAGCTGGCTTTGCCCTGTTAATCTGGGGTGTATCGAAAGAAGGCTGGTGGATGGAAGAACTGGCGGCTCTCTTCCTGAGCATGGGCGTGATCGCGGGTCTTGTCTCCGGGTTCGGTCCTAGTCGAATTGCAAGTGAATTCGTCAAAGGTGCAAGTGGCATCGCTTATGGTGCCTTTATCATCGGTCTGGCAAGAGGTATCATGGTTGTCCTCGATCAGGGTAACGTAATTGACTCCGTAGTATACGGAATGTCTACATTGGTTGGCGAATTGCCGTCTTCCGTGCAGGTATTGGGTATGTATTTCTTCCAAAATATCATGAACGTGTTCATCACCTCGGGTACAGGTATGGCCGTGACAACGATGCCGATTATGGTTCCATTATCGGATCTGCTCGGGGTTACCCGTCAGACTGCTGTACTGGCTTTCCAGTTCGGAGACGGATTCACCAACATGATTCTGCCAACGTCTTCAGCCTTAATGGGTAGTCTCGCGGTATCCGGCATTCCGTATCAGAAATGGGTTAGATTCTTCTGGCCGCTGATGGTCATGTGGATCGCTATGGGTATTGTATTTATGCTGATCGCCAATGCCATTCAGTATTCTTAA
- a CDS encoding M20 family metallopeptidase, producing the protein MKQKIKETVDRLDPDLRELSLRIHANPELSFQEVQAQQWLTEPLEAAGFQVEKGISGLDTSFRAVWEGQPGGPTIALLAEYDALPRIGHACGHNLIGTSAVGAALALKEACPDLPGRIVVLGTPAEEEGGGKIIMVNDGVFNEIDAVMMCHPQQKTMVLRGALACVDATFTFHGKQAHAASSPEKGISALDALVNAYAGINSLRPYLKDDVRVNGIITKGGDAPNVVPELAEAVYIIRAKTVEELKVVMDKVYRVVRHAAEGVGAAVDITEGLIYAERNNNKTLAGLFQQNLEDMGIEVHDPPQTGGVGSSDIGNVSQITAAIHPYIRLGDATTHTPEFARLAGAEEGMIELNRAAKALALTAFDLYADKAALQQVRDEFEAWKQQKDEG; encoded by the coding sequence ATGAAGCAAAAAATCAAAGAAACCGTAGATCGGCTGGACCCTGACTTGCGGGAATTATCCCTGCGCATTCACGCTAACCCTGAACTTAGCTTTCAGGAAGTCCAAGCACAACAATGGTTAACCGAACCGCTGGAAGCGGCCGGATTTCAGGTGGAAAAAGGCATTTCAGGCCTCGACACCTCGTTCCGTGCTGTATGGGAAGGCCAGCCAGGCGGACCAACGATTGCACTGCTCGCTGAATATGATGCACTGCCCCGCATCGGACATGCCTGCGGACATAATCTGATCGGAACCTCTGCTGTAGGTGCAGCACTGGCGCTCAAGGAAGCTTGCCCTGATCTTCCGGGACGAATCGTCGTACTTGGCACACCGGCTGAAGAAGAGGGCGGCGGAAAAATCATTATGGTGAACGATGGCGTATTCAATGAGATTGATGCCGTCATGATGTGTCACCCGCAGCAAAAAACGATGGTACTGAGAGGTGCGCTGGCTTGTGTGGACGCAACCTTTACGTTCCATGGCAAACAAGCACATGCTGCCTCATCTCCTGAGAAGGGCATTAGTGCGCTAGATGCCTTGGTCAACGCGTACGCGGGAATAAACTCACTGCGTCCTTATTTGAAGGATGACGTTCGGGTGAACGGGATTATTACCAAGGGTGGAGATGCGCCCAACGTGGTGCCTGAGCTGGCTGAAGCCGTATATATCATTCGGGCGAAGACCGTTGAAGAGCTGAAAGTCGTCATGGACAAAGTATATCGAGTCGTGCGCCATGCTGCGGAAGGCGTCGGGGCTGCGGTAGATATTACCGAAGGCCTGATCTATGCCGAGCGGAATAACAACAAAACTCTGGCGGGTCTGTTTCAGCAGAACCTGGAGGATATGGGCATTGAAGTGCATGATCCACCGCAAACAGGCGGTGTGGGTTCATCGGATATCGGTAACGTAAGCCAAATAACAGCCGCCATCCATCCGTATATTCGGTTAGGTGACGCGACAACACACACTCCTGAATTTGCCCGGCTTGCCGGAGCAGAGGAAGGCATGATTGAACTGAACCGTGCGGCGAAGGCACTTGCACTGACAGCGTTCGATTTGTACGCAGACAAGGCCGCATTGCAGCAGGTACGTGATGAATTTGAAGCGTGGAAACAACAGAAGGACGAGGGATGA